In Mercurialis annua linkage group LG6, ddMerAnnu1.2, whole genome shotgun sequence, the following are encoded in one genomic region:
- the LOC126687614 gene encoding uncharacterized protein LOC126687614 has product MNSGVCVKGSLYGPAESDFYGVLTDIIELEYPALPIKRTVLFKCNWFDPTKTVGMLVHPRYNIVDVNHRRRYNKYEPFILAEQSHQVHYLPYPSKKRDKKDCFVICFADMRGSGSSSAGRGRGRDTGQGRGRGRGDPEQDPLESSDPGAEQQVLAGRPAPRRAARQPQDQPPATDKTGRIRVTPDAARERLLDSRNDSGSASRAILPIFRSSWFPEGSSWKKLTAEHKGFYFEEFKKGFCWDSTHPEDLIRGVFYRHAANRYKDTLHNMKPDKKEGSVSADTWASWKRDWDTAEAKKKSEAARANRLSEPSGAGTGPVRHTAGSRSATRHKTVMTEELGREPTLAELHVRLHLTKADRIVFVDKRSKDKNDRFQAELAAATQSQAAGEGSSSTPEPIDENELFLSLEAIKKQRVYGIGSASASYIGQSSRLRRGGSSQSQQQAVVSEEIEQRIAREVEERLEQRMRTVEAGFEERVEQRIRTVEAGFDERIRTELARLMTTLPPELRPQFPPPPPPPADDTTSLG; this is encoded by the exons ATGAATAGCGGAGTCTGTGTAAAAGGATCACTCTACGGCCCAGCTGAAAGcgacttttatggagtgttgACTGACATtattgagttagagtatccagctctaCCAATAAAGAGGAcggttttatttaaatgtaattggtttGATCCTACAAAAACGGTTGGTATGTTAGTCCATCCTCGGTATAACATAGTGGATGTTAATCACAGAAGGAGATACAACAAATATGAACCTTTCATTTTAGCTGAACAGTCTCACCAAGTACATTACTTACCTTATCCTAGCAAAAAGCGGGACAAGAAAgattgttttgtaatttgttttgcAGATATGAGAGGTTCAGGTTCTTCTTCTGCCGGCCGAGGCCGGGGTAGGGACACTGGTCAGGGACGTGGACGTGGACGTGGCGACCCAGAGCAGGATCCACTTGAGAGCTCAGATCCAGGGGCTGAGCAGCAGGTGCTGGCGGGTAGACCCGCACCGCGGAGAGCGGCGAGACAGCCACAGGACCAGCCGCCAGCTACGGACAAGACTGGGAGGATTAGAGTTACACCTGATGCTGCAAG AGAAAGGTTACTAGATAGCAGGAACGACAGCGGGAGCGCATCGAGGGCGATCTTGCCCATTTTCCGATCTAGCTGGTTCCCTGAGGGTTCCTCGTGGAAGAAGCTGACAGCAGAGCATAAGGGCTTCTACTTCGAGGAGTTCAAG AAGGGTTTTTGCTGGGACTCCACCCACCCTGAGGACCTGATTAGAGGGGTCTTCTACCGACATGCGGCTAATCGGTACAAAGATACTCTCCACAACATGAAGCCAGATAAAAAAGAGGGCAGTGTTAGTGCTGATACTTGGGCGTCGTGGAAGCGAGACTGGGATACTGCTGAGGCTAAGAAGAAGTCTGAGGCAGCACGAGCTAATCGGCTGAGTGAGCCGTCCGGAGCTGGCACCGGACCGGTTCGACATACCGCAGGATCGAGATCGGCTACGAGGCATAAGACAGTTATG ACTGAGGAGCTCGGTCGAGAGCCCACTTTAGCTGAGTTGCATGTACGGTTGCACCTGACCAAGGCTGATCGGATTGTCTTCGTTGACAAGAgatcaaaggataaaaat GACCGTTTCCAGGCAGAGCTTGCTGCAGCGACCCAGTCTCAGGCGGCTGGAGAAGGGAGTTCGTCGACTCCAGAGCCGATCGACGAGAACGAGCTGTTTTTGTCTCTCGAGGCAATCAAGAAGCAGCGAGTCTACGGTATTGGTTCGGCTTCAGCATCCTACATCGGCCAGAGCAGCCGATTGCGCCGCGGCGGATCATCCCAGTCACAGCAGCAGGCGGTCGTTAGTGAGGAGATCGAGCAGCGCATTGCTAGAGAGGTTGAGGAGCGACTCGAGCAGCGGATgcgtactgtggaggcgggttttgaagagcgggtcgagcagcggatccgtactgtggaggcgggtttcgacgagcggatccgtactgagcTTGCGCGACTGATGACTACACTCCCACCGGAGTTACGACCGCAGTTTCCcccacctccacctccaccgGCTGACGACACTACTAGTTTGGGGTAG
- the LOC130015730 gene encoding uncharacterized protein LOC130015730: MMAGPVQYRWMYPFERYLRKLKNKVSNKGRVEGSISSGYLLEETAKFASFYFKDGDPMVPCRMQRNEVCEMDVDDDFDRLNIFKPKGRPVGACRNRYLDDAEYVAARSYILLNCPEIEPYRE; this comes from the exons atgatggcaggacctGTTCAGTATCGTTGGATGTATCCGTTTGAAAG ATACCTgagaaaactcaaaaataaggTTTCGAATAAAGGCAGAGTGGAAGGAAGCATTAGCAGCGGATATCTACTGGAGGAAACAGCAAAATTTGCATCTTTTTATTTCAAGGATGGTGATCCGATGGTACCATGTCGGatgcaaagaaatgaagtttgcGAAATGGACGTTGATGATGATTTCGACagattaaatattttcaaaccaaaagggCGACCTGTAGGTGCTTGTCGGAACAGATATCTGGATGATGCTGAATATGTTGCTGCCCGAAGCTACATCCTTTTGAATTGCCCTGAAATCGAACCTTACAGAGAGTAA